A window of Candidatus Omnitrophota bacterium contains these coding sequences:
- a CDS encoding methyltransferase domain-containing protein — MKHKLLQWICCPGCHSPLTLHSAQSEEEEVIEGSLACLQCGQVYPVRKGVPWFEKFGNPTVESRSRDHFGTLWTEYSGEPEPVAAKEHVDRLEEALQRKIPQGRAGLDAGSGDGRDTFCMAQRNPHLDLISLEISEGANHTFSRCKGLSNVHVIGGSVLRLPLKSGVLDFAYSYGVLHHTLDPHKGFAEMCRVLGPKGSVAVYLYEDHAENRWKRWALKGVRGLRKVSVKLGPKQLWALCTLLSPFVWFFFTVPSKILRLVPVWASKADAIPFNFGQGPLSLRGDLYDRFGAKIEYRLSRQGIEQWYSGQSCVEVTVCHMPDVAGWACWGRKAESR, encoded by the coding sequence ATGAAACACAAACTCCTCCAATGGATCTGTTGTCCGGGTTGTCACTCACCCCTGACCCTGCATTCTGCGCAGAGTGAAGAAGAGGAAGTCATCGAAGGAAGCCTGGCCTGTCTCCAGTGCGGGCAGGTCTATCCTGTGCGCAAGGGTGTGCCTTGGTTTGAGAAGTTTGGGAACCCTACGGTGGAATCCAGGAGCCGGGATCACTTTGGGACGCTTTGGACCGAGTATTCAGGAGAGCCGGAGCCTGTCGCAGCCAAAGAGCATGTGGACCGCTTGGAAGAGGCCCTCCAAAGGAAGATTCCTCAAGGGAGAGCCGGGCTGGATGCCGGGTCCGGAGACGGACGCGATACCTTTTGCATGGCGCAGCGGAATCCTCATTTGGATCTCATCAGTCTTGAGATTAGCGAAGGAGCGAACCACACTTTCAGCCGCTGCAAGGGGCTCTCCAATGTGCATGTGATCGGCGGTTCAGTGCTCAGACTTCCTCTGAAATCCGGTGTTCTGGATTTTGCTTACTCTTACGGAGTGCTCCATCACACCCTGGATCCGCATAAGGGTTTTGCCGAGATGTGCCGGGTGCTTGGGCCTAAGGGCTCAGTGGCCGTGTACCTCTATGAGGACCATGCGGAAAACCGATGGAAGCGATGGGCCCTCAAGGGAGTCCGCGGTTTGAGGAAGGTCTCGGTGAAACTTGGCCCCAAGCAACTGTGGGCCTTGTGTACCCTGCTCTCGCCGTTTGTATGGTTTTTCTTTACCGTGCCCTCGAAGATTCTTAGGCTTGTTCCCGTATGGGCTTCCAAGGCCGATGCCATTCCCTTTAATTTTGGGCAGGGACCCTTGAGTCTCCGGGGGGATCTTTACGACCGTTTTGGCGCTAAGATTGAATACCGTCTTAGCCGGCAGGGAATCGAACAGTGGTATAGCGGACAGTCTTGCGTTGAAGTGACCGTGTGTCATATGCCGGATGTTGCAGGCTGGGCCTGCTGGGGCCGGAAAGCAGAGTCAAGATGA
- a CDS encoding prohibitin family protein, with the protein MRKLLFIVFLVCVSPLLSGCMPHSTGSTEVGVRTVKWSPFAKSGVIQEVYAPGATYFFPPFVNDWHVFDTKLRNMEMTLTRGRGARQGRDDLVFKTIDGNDISLDVIISYRVDPPKAPYILEYVASDNLELEERVVRPIARNVTRDLFGEFTSEDFYVTAKRTETAQQAIAKLNDLLNPYGVIVETVLPKDYRFPEAYQKAIEDKKVADQMAQRYRSEIRATEEHYRQKLEEAQGEVNKLVARADGEFKKATIQVDAYFEQQGKIAQAIKAEGEAESEGIRKMIEALKSSGGTTMVKLKIADALQGKRIMLLPFGGQGGLDLKTTDVNDLLKTYGLKKLSE; encoded by the coding sequence ATGAGAAAACTCTTGTTCATTGTTTTCTTGGTTTGTGTAAGCCCTCTTCTTTCAGGATGTATGCCGCACTCCACCGGTTCGACTGAAGTGGGCGTCCGTACGGTTAAGTGGTCGCCTTTTGCCAAAAGCGGGGTGATCCAGGAGGTCTATGCTCCGGGTGCCACCTATTTTTTCCCTCCCTTTGTCAATGACTGGCATGTTTTTGATACCAAGCTGCGCAATATGGAAATGACTTTGACGCGGGGCCGCGGCGCCAGGCAGGGCAGGGATGACTTGGTTTTCAAAACAATTGACGGAAACGATATTTCCTTGGATGTCATTATCTCCTACCGGGTGGATCCTCCGAAGGCTCCCTATATTTTAGAGTATGTGGCATCCGATAATCTGGAGCTGGAAGAACGCGTTGTCAGGCCCATTGCGCGTAACGTCACGCGAGATCTGTTTGGAGAATTTACTTCCGAGGATTTCTATGTTACAGCAAAACGCACGGAGACAGCCCAACAAGCCATCGCCAAACTGAATGACCTGCTCAATCCCTATGGCGTAATCGTCGAAACCGTGCTGCCCAAGGATTACCGTTTTCCTGAGGCTTATCAGAAAGCCATTGAAGACAAGAAGGTCGCGGATCAGATGGCTCAACGGTACCGCTCGGAAATCCGGGCCACAGAAGAGCATTACCGGCAGAAACTCGAAGAAGCCCAGGGCGAAGTCAACAAGCTGGTTGCCCGCGCAGACGGGGAGTTCAAAAAGGCGACCATTCAGGTGGATGCCTATTTTGAGCAACAGGGAAAGATTGCCCAGGCAATCAAAGCTGAGGGCGAGGCCGAGTCCGAGGGTATTCGCAAAATGATTGAGGCCTTGAAGAGTTCGGGCGGGACCACCATGGTGAAACTCAAAATAGCGGATGCCTTGCAAGGCAAACGCATTATGCTCCTGCCTTTTGGCGGGCAGGGGGGTCTGGATCTCAAGACCACGGATGTCAACGATCTTTTGAAGACCTACGGCCTCAAGAAACTGAGTGAATGA
- a CDS encoding SRPBCC family protein yields MPKRITVCFCSLAMLGILSPAALWAFSADDLLGSWPKQEIKILEMGERELLFRKGSTPEWGIGVAARFEAPCTEREAWSLITDFENLPNWAPWILAARVLEDNGDAKVIELDADARVLVFRKTRTLVVDVRLVDGQQLEVRPHDILLGEFVGGVFLRPSEHGCEVEVGAHLNPAIPLSTWIVTWVAHRSLLITIDRFLEQIKGDS; encoded by the coding sequence ATGCCCAAACGCATTACGGTTTGTTTCTGCAGTCTGGCCATGCTGGGAATTTTGTCCCCGGCAGCTCTCTGGGCCTTTTCCGCGGACGATCTCCTGGGTTCTTGGCCGAAGCAAGAGATCAAGATTTTGGAGATGGGCGAGCGGGAACTCCTCTTTCGCAAAGGCTCTACTCCGGAGTGGGGAATTGGTGTGGCCGCGCGTTTTGAAGCACCCTGCACCGAGCGCGAAGCGTGGAGCTTGATTACTGATTTTGAGAACCTGCCCAACTGGGCGCCCTGGATTCTGGCTGCCCGTGTTCTTGAGGACAACGGAGATGCCAAGGTCATCGAGCTGGATGCGGATGCCCGTGTTCTTGTGTTCCGCAAAACACGCACCCTGGTCGTGGATGTGCGCCTGGTGGACGGGCAACAACTGGAGGTTCGCCCGCACGATATCCTGTTAGGGGAGTTTGTGGGCGGAGTTTTCCTGCGTCCCTCAGAACACGGTTGTGAAGTGGAAGTGGGTGCCCATCTAAACCCGGCGATTCCTCTGAGCACCTGGATTGTGACTTGGGTGGCGCATCGAAGTCTGTTGATTACCATTGATCGTTTTCTGGAGCAGATAAAAGGGGATTCATGA
- a CDS encoding ABC transporter permease, whose protein sequence is MSPFRLALFLTARDLIFRKRMVFFVLFALGFLYTNLIFARCMVLGFERSISHQIIKVTGHLYLETEHDQDYLRRFPQIVESVHAVPWVEEAIAIYSSPAILELEQEKHVTTVWGVPYDETLMGLRSRIKRGAYFSAPDANQIILGRIAAKNLRDMLGKDSVNPGDFLEVYFVNKKKVDRPGMQPLESKYMQIAGEVDLRDYVANQYCFVPRDRMDAILHRGDNADEIFIRLKEGTDEKEAQWHLQQMRLPGLVRTWWDRDDYGVDDMVRGFDIIGTIIFGVSVVSSAVILGFILYSSGMSKRRQIGMLRAIGVPDRVFWTGFILQALSYAAIGIVTGSGIYLGLEGYLQNHPIIMPFGDLYPIARQQVFVGSMVLFVIIAIVSAFYPAWKICREPIARVIGGT, encoded by the coding sequence ATGAGCCCGTTTCGACTCGCCCTTTTCCTGACAGCCCGGGATCTTATCTTCCGCAAGCGCATGGTTTTTTTCGTGCTCTTTGCGCTGGGCTTTCTCTATACCAACCTCATCTTCGCCCGCTGTATGGTGCTGGGTTTTGAGCGTTCGATCTCCCACCAAATCATCAAAGTCACCGGGCATCTTTACCTGGAGACAGAACATGATCAGGACTATCTGCGCCGTTTTCCGCAGATAGTGGAATCCGTGCATGCGGTGCCTTGGGTGGAGGAGGCCATTGCGATCTACAGCAGCCCGGCGATCTTGGAGCTTGAACAAGAAAAGCACGTCACTACGGTTTGGGGGGTGCCTTACGACGAGACTCTGATGGGCCTCCGAAGCCGGATCAAGCGGGGTGCCTATTTTTCTGCCCCGGACGCCAATCAGATTATTTTGGGCCGCATTGCTGCCAAAAACCTGCGCGATATGCTGGGCAAAGATTCGGTGAATCCCGGCGACTTTCTCGAAGTGTATTTTGTGAACAAAAAGAAGGTGGACCGGCCGGGTATGCAGCCTCTTGAAAGCAAGTACATGCAGATTGCCGGTGAGGTGGATCTTCGGGATTACGTGGCCAATCAGTACTGTTTTGTGCCGCGCGACCGAATGGATGCGATTCTGCACCGGGGTGATAACGCCGATGAGATTTTTATCCGGCTCAAAGAGGGCACGGACGAGAAGGAAGCTCAATGGCATCTGCAGCAGATGCGGTTGCCTGGATTGGTCCGCACCTGGTGGGACCGGGACGACTACGGTGTCGATGATATGGTGAGGGGCTTTGATATTATCGGGACGATCATATTCGGGGTGAGCGTTGTCTCCTCTGCGGTGATTCTTGGATTTATTTTATACAGCTCCGGCATGTCCAAACGCCGGCAGATCGGAATGCTGCGCGCTATCGGGGTCCCGGACCGGGTGTTTTGGACCGGGTTTATCTTGCAGGCCTTGAGCTATGCGGCTATCGGGATTGTCACGGGCTCGGGGATCTACCTCGGCTTGGAAGGGTATCTCCAAAACCACCCGATTATTATGCCCTTTGGGGACCTTTACCCGATTGCCCGGCAGCAGGTCTTTGTCGGGTCGATGGTTCTTTTTGTGATCATAGCGATTGTATCGGCCTTCTATCCTGCATGGAAAATTTGCCGTGAACCCATTGCCAGGGTTATTGGAGGCACATGA
- a CDS encoding ABC transporter ATP-binding protein, protein MSGNFLVRTEGLGKTYRLGRTQVQAVRDLSLSLSEPEFVALIGPSGSGKSTLLSLIGLLETPTRGRIWIGGYDVSDWKPRTRSRFRLQTLGFIFQSFHLLEELTVLENTALPALAAGMKKRLAFERAAELLDRVGLKERMRHRPYELSGGQRQRVAVARALVNRPRLVLADEPTGNLDTRAGGQIIELLKQVQEKGEATVLLVTHEYEHAAQAERILHLRDGQVERTEIPAAEKTPRETQVQG, encoded by the coding sequence ATGAGCGGGAATTTCTTGGTTCGCACCGAAGGGCTGGGCAAGACGTATCGTCTGGGGCGCACCCAGGTGCAGGCAGTACGCGACCTGAGTCTCTCTCTGAGCGAACCCGAGTTTGTGGCATTGATCGGACCCTCGGGCAGCGGGAAGAGCACGCTCTTGTCTTTGATCGGGTTATTGGAGACTCCGACGCGGGGGCGGATCTGGATTGGGGGCTACGATGTCTCCGATTGGAAACCCCGGACGCGTTCACGTTTCCGTTTGCAGACCCTCGGGTTCATTTTTCAAAGTTTTCACTTGTTGGAGGAGCTTACGGTCCTGGAAAACACAGCTTTGCCTGCTTTGGCTGCAGGCATGAAGAAACGGCTGGCTTTTGAAAGGGCCGCGGAGCTTTTGGACCGCGTGGGTCTGAAAGAGCGCATGCGGCACCGTCCTTACGAGCTCTCCGGCGGCCAGAGGCAGCGGGTGGCTGTGGCGCGCGCTTTGGTGAACCGGCCGCGCCTGGTGCTGGCCGATGAACCCACCGGAAATTTGGATACTCGGGCCGGCGGGCAGATTATTGAGCTCCTCAAGCAGGTTCAGGAAAAGGGGGAGGCCACGGTCCTTCTTGTGACCCACGAGTACGAACACGCGGCTCAGGCAGAACGCATTTTGCACCTGCGGGACGGCCAGGTTGAACGCACTGAGATTCCTGCTGCAGAGAAGACTCCCAGGGAAACCCAAGTTCAGGGATAA